The Oryzihumus leptocrescens sequence GGACGAGGCCGGCCAGGACGTCCCACGGGTAGTGGGCGGCGATGTAGACCCGGGCGAACGCCATGAGCGCGGCTGCGACGACCGCTGTCCAGCCCAGGCGCCGGGAGATGAGCAGGAGTCCCATGGCGGTGGCCCCGGCCATGGTGGCGTGGTCGGAGGGGAAGGAGAAGTCGCTCGTGCGTTGGGCCAGCACCAGGATCCCGTGGTGGGTGGCGTAAGGCCGCTGCTCGGCGAACAGGTGGCCCAAGGGCTGATTGATGGCCAGGGCCAGCAGCACGGCCGCCGGGGCCCAGCCCGCCGCGGCGAGCAGCCGGGTCGGGCCGCGGCGGACCTTGAGCAGGGCGATGATCAGGAGCAGCCCGAACAGGGCAACGCCGTACTTGGCATAGGCCTGAAGCGGCGCGTGGAGCCAGGGGGTGTGCCGGGCGAAGCCGTTGATGGCCAGGAAGATCTGGTCGTTCAGCTGGGACAAAGCGTTCACGTCAGGTCCTTCACGTCGGCGGGCACGTCGGCGTCGGTGCGGCGCGAACGGAGCACCTCGACGCCGACGGGGATCAGGGAGAGGAGCACGACCAGGGCGATGATCGGCAGCAGGTAGTGGTCGATGCTCGGGATCTGGGACCCCAGGGCGTACCCGGCCAGGGTCACCCCGGCGGCCCAGACGATGCCCCCGCCGGCCTGCCACAGGGTGAACGACCGGGCCGGTACGCCGACGGTCCCGGCCAGGGGGTTCAGGACCGTGCGCACGAGGGGGATGAAGCGTGCCAGCACGATCGCCTTGCCGGTGCCGTACCGGTCCAGGGCGTGCCGGGCCCGCTGCACCGCCGCCTGCATGCGCGGCCGGTCCGGCCGGTCGAGCAGGGCCGGGCCGGCCTTGACCCCGATCAGGTAGCCGGTCTGGGCCCCCAGCAGGGCGCCGGCGATCGCGGCCAGGACCACCGAACCCAGGGACAGGTGAACCGCGGACCCGGCCCCGGTGGTGCACAGCAGCCCGGCCGTGAACAGCAGGGAGTCGCCGGGCAGGAAGAAGCCGATGAGCAGCCCCGTCTCAGCGAAGAGGACGAGGAAGACCCCGAGGGCGCCCAGCCCGGCCAGCAGGCTGTGCGGGTCGAGTGGGTTGAGCGTCGCCGCGGCGGCGTGCAGGTGGCCCATCTGGTCAGCCTTTCGTCGGCGGGCGGTCGTACGGCACCATGGTGCAACGACGAAGACCGTCGTACTACCACCAATGTAGTAGATGGGATCTGCTGTGGCGACTCTGCCGGGACGACCCCGGGGCGGGCTGGAGCGTGAGGTGCTCGCGGCGTTGGCGGCCGCCGGGCGCCCGATGACCGCCGGGGAGGTCCACGCCGACCTGGGCTCCGAGCTGGCCTACACCACCGTCATGACCACGCTGACCCGCCTGCACGGCAAGGGGGTGCTGGCCCGCGAGCAGGTGGGCCGGGCCTACGCGTACCGGTTCGTGGGTGACCCGGAGCAGGTCGAGGCCAGCCTGGCGGCCCACCGGATGCGCCGCGTGCTCGACGCCGGCACCGACCGGGCCGGGGTCTTGGCCCACTTCGTGGCCGACCTGAACCCCGAGGACGAACAGCTGCTCACCGAGCTGCTGCGCGCCACCGACGCCGAGGTGGACGGCTAGCCGTGCGCGCCGCCCTCCTGGTGCCGCTGCTCGCCAGCCTCGCGCTGCGGGTGGCTGCCCCGTGGGTCAGTCGCCGGCTGCCACCACCGACGGCGGCCACGCTCCTGGCCGTCACCGCGCTGCTGACCGCCCTCAGCCTGGGCTTCACCCTCTCGGTCGCGGGCCTACTGACCGTCGCGCGCATCCCGATCGTGGCCGCAGCCGCGCAGTGGTCGATCGGCGTGGTTGCCTCAGGCGACCCCGTCCCCGTCGGGGTCGGTCTGCTCTCCGGTGCCGTCGTGATCGTGCTGGTCTACGCAGCGGCCCGCAGCGCGCTGCACCACTGCCGCGACCTGGTGGCCGCGGCAACGACCTGCCGGCGCCTCCACGGGTCGGCCTCCGGTCTGGTCGTGCGCGAGGACGACGTCGCCGACGCCTACGCCCTGCCGGGCTTCACCGGCCGGATCGTGGTCTCCACGGGCATGCTGCGCGCACTGCCCGCGCCAGAACGGAAGGTGCTGCTCGCGCACGAGGAGGCGCACCTTCGCCACCATCACCACCTGTATGTCGCGGCCGCGAACCTGGCCGCGGCCGCCAACCCGCTGCTCCGGCCGGTCTCTGGCGCCGTCGCCTTCAGCGTCGAACGCTGGGCCGACGAGGCCGCCGCATCGGAGGTCGACGACCGCAGGCTGGCGGCTCGCGCCCTGGCCCGGGCGGGGCTCGCGCGTCTGAACAGCCTGACCCGCGCTCGAGAGACCGGGTCTGCCCTCGCCGCTGTGGACAGCTCCATCGGTGAACGCACCCGGGCACTCCTCGCCCCGCCGCGACCGGCGAGCCGCCGGGTCGTCGCCGTGATCCTCCTCCTTGCTATGGCTTCGGTAGGTGCCAGCGCACTCGTCGCGCACGACACCGAACACCGCTTCGAGCTTGCGCACATTCGAACCTCGACCGAGTAATCGGCGCTGGCTGGCCGGGTGCTGGCGGCCCTCAGGCTGCTCTCAAATACGGCAGCGAGCATCTCGGCATGCGCTCACTCAGGCTGCGCCCTTCCTGGTCCCGTCACCCGGCCTCAAGAGTTCTGCACGCCCTGGCTTGGCTGGCGTCTCGACCATCGCTGGCCGCCATGGTCATCGGCCTCGACGTGTTGTGGGTGGCTTTCTCCGCCCGCTTTGAGTTCCCGACGAGGCTCGAGGCGGTGTTTCAGACGATGGTGGCCGCATTCACCTTGGCCATGGTTTTCGTCATCCAGCACACCCAGGCCCGGGAACAGGCGGCGACCCAACGGAAGTTGGACGAGATCCTCCGAGCCCTGCCCCTGGCCGACAAGTCGATGATCACGCTCGAGTCGGCCTCGGACGGCGAGCTGGCCGCAGCCGCCCGCGCCCACCGGGATGCCCGTCAGGAAGCAGCTCAGGACTGACCGCCGCCCGTCCGGCCCGCGCTCGGATTCTCCAAGTGCCGAGGTCCACGCACCGGGGGCGAGTTACGGAACCCGAGAATGACCGGCCTAGCGCAAGGCGGCTTCTTTGATTCGCCTCTGGGCCGCCCCGACCTTGCCGTCGACTGCGTGGGCATACACCCGAAGCAGCACGGCAACGCTGTTCGAATCCTTCACCTGCCACCCAGTGCAGATCGACCTTCGGATGAGCACGAGCTCAGCGCGGGGGCTGATCTCTCTTCCGTCCGGGAGTGCCCGGGTGGATCCGGCTGGCGATGGCTGTCGGCGGCCCAGACGCGGCCACGAGGGGTCGCCATCGTGCACCTCCACTCGCGCCCCGGCCCGGCGTTATGAACAGGTAGACCGCGATAGCCGGCTCAACCTGTTGCGCGGACCGCTGTGCAGCGGATCGTCGATGGGTCAGATCACAGATCCCCCAGGGATCATCCCCTGCCTGGACGGGATGAACCACAAAAGTCCGGCCGCTCCGACGCAGGCGCTCCGACGGCCCTACGGCACCCCGGCGAGGGCTATACGGCGTCGTAGCCAGCGATCCATTCGCGGTCGTCCACAAGGGCGTGGCGTCCACCGACGGCAGGCTGGTCCGTGACGTTCGCTCCGGGTTCAGATTCCAGCCGCCGATGGACCACCTTGCCTTCCTAGCCTCTCCAGCGGTCGCGAGGAAGGGCCCTCATGGAGAGAGCACCAGCTGTTCGGTGTCGAGGCATCACCAAGTACTTCGGCGACGTGGTCGCCCTCGACGGCGTGGATCTCGACATGCCCCGTGGTCAGGTCCACGGGCTCGTGGGGCCGAACGGCGCAGGGAAGACCACCCTGCTCGGAGTCCTTCTCGGGCTCACGGTCCCCAACCGGGGCAGCCTGGAGATCCTCGGTGCTCCGGTCGACCGGGTGCTCGCGGTGCCGGACGGTGTCGGCGGCTTTGTCGACGGGCCCGGGCTCTACCCGTCGCTGACGGCCCGGCAGAACCTCGCAGCGGTCGCCAGGCTGCGCGGCCGCGGAATCGATCAGGGCAGCGAGGTCGACGAGGCTCTGGAGCAGGTCGGTCTCGTCGACGTCGCCGGCGATCGCGTCCGCGGCTTCTCGCTCGGCATGCGCCAGCGACTGGGCCTGGCAGCCGCCCTGCTGACCAAGCCCCGGCTGCTGGTGCTCGACGAACCGTCGAACGGCCTCGACCCGGTGGCCAGGCGTCACGTCCACCGGGTTCTGGAGGGCCTCGCCGCACAGGGCGCAGCCGTGGTGATCTCGAGCCATCAGATGGACGACCTCGCCGCGCTCTGCTCCGAGGTCACGCTCCTGGCCCGCGGCAGGGTGGTCTTCTCCGGGTCGGTGGGCAAGCTCGCCGCCGAGAGCGGCCGGCTCGCCTACCGGGTGCTGACGTCTGACGCAGCCACCGCCCGCCGGGTCGTGGCCGAGACCCCGGGGCTGGACCTGGTGCCGGATCGCCACCCGTCCAGACCTGACGAGGGGGCCGTGGTCGCGCGCGGTCAGGTCAGCGCGGTTGACGACCTCGTCGTACGCCTCGTGGGCGCCGGCGTGGCGGTCCGCGAGCTCGGCCCGTTGGTGCCTCCGCTGGAGGCCGCCTTTCTCACGCTCACTGGCGCCGAGGGCGCCCTCGCCGAGGTAGGAGCGCCGTGAGCACGACAACCGTGGAACGACCCGCCCCCGCCCTTCCGGCCGCCCCACTGGAGGCCCGACCGGCCGGCCTCGTCCCCAGCGTTCTCTTCGAGCTGTCCAAGCTGTTCGCCCAGTGGCGCATCCGCATCGTCCTGGGGGCCTGCTGGGTCGCGCCCGCTGCGTTCATCGTGGCCGCCAGCGGACAGAGCTCGCTGCCGAGCGACACGGTCTTCGGTCGCTGGATGTTCGCGACCGGCTGGGCGGGATCCCTGGTGCTGCTGTCCTTCGCCTGCAGCTGGGTGCTGCCGCTGCTCACCTCCCTCGTGGCGGGCGACGTGTTCGCGGCGGAGGACCGGCTGGGGACCTGGCGGCACCTCGTCATGGCGGTCCGCTCACCGCGACGCATCTTCGTCGCGAAGGCGCTGGCGAGCAGCGTCGTGATCCTCCTGATGCAGCTGGGACTGGCCGCCTCGAGCATCGGCGGGGGCATCGCCGTCGTCGGCGACCGCGAGCTCGTCGGGCTCGACGGCCGCCTTATCGGCACGGGCCAGAGCGCGCGGCTGGTGCTGCTCAGCTGGGCCTGCGTCGCGCTCACCTCGCTCGCGTTCGCGGCGGTCGGTCTCCTCGGCTCGGTCGTCCTGGGCCGCTCGCCGATGGGCCTGCTGATGCCGGCGCTCCTGGCCTTCCTGCTCCAGGCGGCCCAGCTGCTGCCGATGCCGGCTGCCGTGCGTCTCGCCCTGCCGAGCCAGGGCTTCGTGGCCTGGCGCGGACTGTTCACCGGTCCGGCGGAGAGTCAGCCCTTGTTGATCGGCCTGATGGTCAGCCTCGCCTGGACCATCGTGGCAACGACTTTGGCGTACGTGATCTTCGTCCGCCGTGACTTCACCGACCTCGCCTCCGACGGGTCCGCTCCACGGACCGTGCTGGTCGCCGCGCTCCCGGTGGTTGCCCTCGCGGCTGTGAGCATCGCCGGGGTCGCCGTGGCGATGCCCGCGATCGGCTCCGGCATCGACAAGGGCAAGGTCGAGCGGTCCCTGGCGACCTCCTTCGCGCACCTCTACCGCCTGCAGTCCCGCGAGCTCCATCGCACGGAGATCCCCGAGAAGCAGCTCGGGGCCAGTGCGTCCTGCCACCGGGCCGGATCAGCAGGCGACGACGAGGGGCCAGGCAACGACTGGCGCTGTGCCGTGTCGTGGCAAATCCCCGGAGCCGTCGCCGTGGGAACGGCGCTCTACCAGGTCGACGTCGCGGCAGACGGCCGCTACGTCGCCGACGGTGACGGGCCCAAGGAGGTGAACGGCTACTTCACGGTGCGGACCCCGAACGGGGACGCAGCAAACCCCCTGTGGCAGGTCGACGGACTTCTTGACCTGTCCTCACGCAGTTCCTCGAAAGGATGATCATGCAGGTCGCTCGTCAACGACGACACAGCTCAGGATCCGCGCCTGAGCATGGCCGCACCAACCGACGGCTCCGCATCGCCCTGGCCGGCACCGCGGTCCTCACCATCGCCTGCGGCGGCATCGCCTCTGCCGCGACCGACGTCTTCGGCAACCACACCGTCGGCACCGAGTACGCCAACGGGCTGCAGGTCTCGGACAACCAGGTCATCAAGCCCCTCGGCAGCCGAGTCATGACCGAGTACGGCAAGTTCATGGGGTCGACCGTCAGCTCCGACGGCCGCTTCCTTGCCGCGAGCAGCGCCGACAAGGGCGTGGTCCTGCAGGTCTTCGACCTGGCGACCAACAAGCTGATCTACCGCGTCGGCAAGGCGGCCGGCGTGGACCAGACCCTCTCCGACGGCAGCGTCGGACAGGAAGGCCCGACCTACTCGCCCGACGGCAAGTTCCTGTGGCTGGCCCAGCAGGACGCGCTGACGCGCTTCCCGGTCAACCCCGACGGCACGCTCGGCACCGCCACGCGCGTCCCGCTGGCCAAGGTCGGGGCGGCTTCGGCGCTGCCCGGCGCGACGGCGTTCTCGCCGGACGGCTCGACGCTCTATGTCGCGCTCAACGGGCAGAACGCCGTGGCAGCCCTGGACCCGGCGACGGGTGCGGTCAAGCGCACCTGGCCCGTCGGCATCGCGCCGCGGCACCTCACCTTCGTCGGCAGCAAGCTCTACGTGAGCAACGAGGGTGGCCGGCAGGCCAAGCCTGGCGAGCCCACCATCAACTCCTACGGCACCAACGTCCCCGCCGACCCGGTACACGCGGCCACGACGACGGGCACGCTGAGCGTCATCGACACCGCTTCCCCGTCCGCAGCCGTCGCATCGATCCCCGTCGGGCTGCACCCCACGGCGATGTATGCCGCCGGCAAGGCCCTGTTCGTGGCGAACACCAACAGCGACACCGTTTCCGTGGTCGACACGACCAAGGACGCCGTCGTGCAGACGATTGCGACGCAGCCGTGGCCCGAGTCCCGCGTGGGCTACGCGCCGACCGGGATCGCGCTGACCAAGGACGGACACCTCCTGGTCTCCCTCGGTCGCGCGAACGCGGTCGCCGTCTACAAGTACGACGGAACCCCCCAGGCGCCCGTCAGCTATGTCGGCCTGCTGCCGACCGACTACTACCCGGCCGCGATCGCGACGGTCGGCTCGCGCGTGGTCGTCACCAACACCCGCGGCATCGACGCGCGGGGGCCGGCCATCACGACCAACAAGGGGTACGGCGTCCCGGTCGTCAGCGGGCACGACACCCACAGCACGACCGCGTCACTGACCAGCTTCGCGCTCCCCAGTGACAAGGAGACCGCGCGGTACACCTCGACGGTGTTCGCGCAGAACGCCTGGGGTCACCACGATGTCAAGCAGGCCGAGGGCAACAAGGCCGCTCCGGTGGCCGTGCCGACCCGGGTCGGCGACCCGTCGACGATCAAGCACGTCTTCATGATCGTCAAGGAGAACCGCACCTACGACCAGGTCTACGGCGACGACGCACGCGGCAACGGCGACCCCTCACTCGTGCAGTTCGGCAAGCAGGTCACGCCGAATCAGCACGCGCTGGCCAAGCAGTTCGGCCTTTACGACAACACCTACGACATCGGCACGAACTCGGCCGAGGGTCACAACTGGATCATGCAGGGCGACAACCCGGAGTACACCGAGTCCTCCGCCGGTGAGTACCTCCGCAGCTACGACACCGAGGACGACGCCCTCGGGCACCAGCGCTCGGGGTTCATCTGGACCGCTGCCCAGGCGGCAGGCAAGAGCGCCCGCAACTACGGCGAGTTCACCCAGTTCCTCACCAAGCCCGCAGGTGCGACGTGGCAGAAGTACTACTGCACCGCCAAGCAGGTGGCGGCGGGTGGTGACCCGAGCGCCTTGACCGACCCGTCGGTCAAGTCCGACACCGAGTCGCCGATCCCGTCACTCAACGCGATCACGGCGCACGACTACCCGAAGTTCGACGTCAACGTCCCCGACATCTACCGCTTCCAGGTCTGGAAGCAGCACTTCGAGAAGGAGGGCCCCGCGAACTTCAACATGCTCTGGCTCTCCAGCGACCACACGGGTGGTGCGCCGGACGCACGGGCCCAGGTGGCCGACGGAGACCTCGCCGTAGGCCAGGTCGTCGACGAGATCTCGCACAGCAAGTACTGGAAGGACTCGGCAATCTTCGTGGTCGAGGACGACAGCCAGGACGGCGCCGACCACGTCGACGGCCACCGTGCCCCGATCCAGGTGATCAGCCCCTGGGCCGTCCACGGCAAGGTGGTCGACCGGTACTACTCGCAGATCAACATGGTCCGTACCATCGAGCAGATCCTCGGTGCCCAGCCGCTCAACCAGAAGGTCGCCGCGGCCACGCCCATGTACGACGCCTTCCAGTCCAAGCCCGACCTCAGGCCGTTCACCGCGGTGCCGAACCAGATCCCGCTCACCGAGCAGGTGACGCCCCCGCCGACGTGCGGCCAGGACACCCCCTCGGGTGCCGGCCCCGCCGCGGCACAGCCCAGCGCCACGGCAGTGCCGCCGTCGGAGAAGGCGGTCGCAGCGCAGTGGGAGGCGTGGCGCAAGAAGCAGGGCTTCAATGGCAGCAACCCGGCGCCGGACACCGCGAGCCCCGAGCTGATGAACCGGTTCACCTGGTACCAGGCACACAACTGGGCCACCCCGTACCCCGGCGACCCGAAGATCTACACCCCGTCGCAGGTTCCCGGCGGTTACATCCCCAGCTCAGACGGCCAGTGATCCTGACCGGGAGATAGCGACTCCACACGGGCTGGCTGACTCCCTTTGGTCAGGCCGCAGGGTCGAACGCAGGGAGGCGGGTCCGCCAGGACCCGCCTCCCTCTGCATGAGTTCCTCGAGCGCAGCTGGTGGCTGCCCGATGCCCGGTCCAGATGATCATGCGCCCACCTGCCCGTCGAGCCCGTGAATGGATTCGTCACTCCTGAGTCGGTCCGTGGACACCCGGCCTTGGGTTGATTCGGGGAACCGCCTGAGACACTCCCCATGTCGGGGAGCGTCTCAAGCGCCCGACACAAGCGCCCCGCTCGCCCTCCCGGCGGCGGGGCGTTTGCGTTGCCTGTTGTTGGACTCCTCCTTCACGCCAACGCCGCCCAGGCTCGGGTCGGTCAGGCCTCGGGGGGTCACCCGTTGTCCGGACCCCGTAGGCCTGTGTGACCGAAACCAACAGCGCCGGGCGGGATGTCGGCCCTCCTGTCACTCGGCGTTCATCGGGAGGCGCCATCCTGCGTCAGCAGAGTCCGACAAATCGGACGCGGTTCTCCGGAAGGTGCGACGATGGGGCGACGGACGTCGGGGCGCGCAGCGGTTGCGGCGATGGTGCTGGCAGTCGGGGGCGGGGGACTGGTTGCCGTGCAGGCCAGGGCCGCCGGGAATGGGCTGCCACATGTGAGCCCGTACAGCCCGACCGGACAGTACGCCGAGGGTGCCTCCCTGGTCAGCGGTCGCCTGGTGCAGCCGGTCGGCCGGCGCACCACGCTGGGGGACTTTCCCGTAGCTTCGGCGGCCTCCCCGGACGGCCGGGTCGTGGTCGTGGCCAACAGCGGCCAGGGCGAGGGGGCGCCGGAGCAGGGGGACGAGGCGCTGCAGGTGGTCGACACCCGCACCGGTGACGTGGTGCAGACGGTGCGCGACCACGAGCCGGGCAAGCCCACGTTCTACGAGTCCGGCCTGACGTTCAGCCGCGACGGCCGGCATCTGTTCGCCACAGGCGGAGGCAACGACCAGGTCTACGACTACGCCGTCACCGGAGATCGGCTGCACCTGCTGCACCGCTGGAAGAGCTCGGCGCGGGCCGGCGCGCCGACCGTGGTCGGGACCCGCAACGGCGGCATCCCCAGCAGTGCCCCCATCGCTGGCGACGCCGCGGCCTACAGCCGAGGGCTGGCCCTGACGCCGGACGGCTCCGCGGTGCTCGTGGCCAACGAGCAGGGCTCCACATTGGCGGCGTTGTCCACCACCCACGGTGCGCTGAAGTGGGAGACCACGCTGGGAGGCCCGGGGCAGCCCGGCGGCGCCTACCCGGAAGCTGTTGCGGTCAGCCCGGGAGGTGGCACGGCCTACGTCGCCGCGCAGGGGCTCAACGCGGTCGCGGCGGTGGACACCCGCACCGGGGCGGTGCGCGGGCTCGCCCCGGTGGGTGACCACCCGGTGGCGCTGGCCTTGGACGGCACCGGTCGTCACCTGTACGTCGCCAACGCCAATGACGACTCCATCTCGGTGCTGGACGCCACCGCCGCGGTTCCTCGGGTCGAGCGGCAGCTGTCCACCCACCTGGTGCCCGGGGAGGCGAATGGCTCGACCCCGGACGCGGTGGCCGTCGATGACCACTCGGGTCGTGTCTACGTGGGCCTGGCAGGGGACAACGCCACCGCGGTCCTGGAGGACCCCTCGCACCGCCACTCGTCCCCGGACCCGGCGCGGCTGGTGCCCCGCGGCGCGATCCCTACCGGCGCCTACCCGACCGCCGTGTCCGTGCTCCGCGACGGGCAGGTGCTCACCGCGGCCGCGAAGGGGCTGGGTGGGGCACCGATCACGGACAAGCAGCAGTACATCGTCAACAAGCGGCACGGGCTGCTCACGGCTGTGCCGCGTCCAAGCACCCCTCAGCTGGCGGACTGGACCACGCGGGCGCGCGCCGACCTGCTGTACCCCACCCAAGCCAACGCCCAGCGCCCGGCGGACTCCCCGATCCCGGACGCCGCGCACGCCGGCCACAGCCCGATCAAGCACGTGATGCTTGTGGTCCGGGAGAACCGCACCTTCGACCAGGTCTTCGGTGACCTGCACCGCCCCGGCGCGGACGTCCAGCCCGCCTACACCGAATTCGGCGCCAAGGACGCCCAAGGGCGCACCCTCACCCCGAACGCCCACCGGTTGGCCGACCGGTTCGGGCTCTCGCAGAACTTCTACAGCGACGGCGAAGCGAGCATCCAGGGTCACCACTGGACCGCCGAGGGGGTCTCCAGCGACTACACCGAGAAGAGCTACCTGCACTACTACTCCAACCGCAACCACCCGTACGACCCGACCGCCCCGATCGTCTACCCCCGGTGCGGGTCGGTGTTCCAACAGCTGGCCGCCCAGGGCAAGAGCTTCCACAACTTCGGTGAGATGGTCGGCCTGGCCACCTCCCAGGCGCCGACCGTCCGGCCGGCACCCGGCGCCCGCTGCGCCACCCCCGGAGGGGTCCACGACGGGCAGTCAGCGGCGAGCTTCTCCAACACCCTGGGTGCCAACCTGTCACTGACCTCGGTGCCGGACACGGCCAAGGAGCAGGACATCGAGAAGGAGCTCGCCCCGCTGGTGGCCGCCGACCGGCTGCCGCAGTTCATGTACGCCGTGCTGGGCAACGACCACACCGACGGCACCGAGGCGGGCAAGAAGACCCCGCAGGCGCACGTGGCCACCAACGACCTGGCCGTCGGCAACCTCATCGACTACCTGTCCCACACCCCGCAGTGGAAGGACACTGCAGTCTTCGTCGTCGAGGACGACAGCCAGGACGGGCTGGACCACCGTGACGGGCACCGCAACATCCTGCTGGCCGCGTCCCCGTGGGTCCGGCCGGGTGCCCTGTCCTCGCTGCACGTCTCCCAGGCCTCGGTGCTGCACACCATCGAGCTCATCCTCGGCATCGCACCGCTGTCCTCCTACACGCAGTACGCCGCCGTCCCCTACGACATGTTCACCGCCCACCCGGACCCGACGCCGTACACCGCTGTCACCCCCACCT is a genomic window containing:
- a CDS encoding phosphatase PAP2 family protein, with amino-acid sequence MNALSQLNDQIFLAINGFARHTPWLHAPLQAYAKYGVALFGLLLIIALLKVRRGPTRLLAAAGWAPAAVLLALAINQPLGHLFAEQRPYATHHGILVLAQRTSDFSFPSDHATMAGATAMGLLLISRRLGWTAVVAAALMAFARVYIAAHYPWDVLAGLVLGAVVAFGGWLLLHAPLTALSAWLRSKPGVNAVFAPTAEPGEAAAA
- a CDS encoding DedA family protein yields the protein MGHLHAAAATLNPLDPHSLLAGLGALGVFLVLFAETGLLIGFFLPGDSLLFTAGLLCTTGAGSAVHLSLGSVVLAAIAGALLGAQTGYLIGVKAGPALLDRPDRPRMQAAVQRARHALDRYGTGKAIVLARFIPLVRTVLNPLAGTVGVPARSFTLWQAGGGIVWAAGVTLAGYALGSQIPSIDHYLLPIIALVVLLSLIPVGVEVLRSRRTDADVPADVKDLT
- a CDS encoding BlaI/MecI/CopY family transcriptional regulator, whose translation is MATLPGRPRGGLEREVLAALAAAGRPMTAGEVHADLGSELAYTTVMTTLTRLHGKGVLAREQVGRAYAYRFVGDPEQVEASLAAHRMRRVLDAGTDRAGVLAHFVADLNPEDEQLLTELLRATDAEVDG
- a CDS encoding M48 family metalloprotease, giving the protein MRAALLVPLLASLALRVAAPWVSRRLPPPTAATLLAVTALLTALSLGFTLSVAGLLTVARIPIVAAAAQWSIGVVASGDPVPVGVGLLSGAVVIVLVYAAARSALHHCRDLVAAATTCRRLHGSASGLVVREDDVADAYALPGFTGRIVVSTGMLRALPAPERKVLLAHEEAHLRHHHHLYVAAANLAAAANPLLRPVSGAVAFSVERWADEAAASEVDDRRLAARALARAGLARLNSLTRARETGSALAAVDSSIGERTRALLAPPRPASRRVVAVILLLAMASVGASALVAHDTEHRFELAHIRTSTE
- a CDS encoding low affinity iron permease family protein produces the protein MRSLRLRPSWSRHPASRVLHALAWLASRPSLAAMVIGLDVLWVAFSARFEFPTRLEAVFQTMVAAFTLAMVFVIQHTQAREQAATQRKLDEILRALPLADKSMITLESASDGELAAAARAHRDARQEAAQD
- a CDS encoding ABC transporter ATP-binding protein is translated as MERAPAVRCRGITKYFGDVVALDGVDLDMPRGQVHGLVGPNGAGKTTLLGVLLGLTVPNRGSLEILGAPVDRVLAVPDGVGGFVDGPGLYPSLTARQNLAAVARLRGRGIDQGSEVDEALEQVGLVDVAGDRVRGFSLGMRQRLGLAAALLTKPRLLVLDEPSNGLDPVARRHVHRVLEGLAAQGAAVVISSHQMDDLAALCSEVTLLARGRVVFSGSVGKLAAESGRLAYRVLTSDAATARRVVAETPGLDLVPDRHPSRPDEGAVVARGQVSAVDDLVVRLVGAGVAVRELGPLVPPLEAAFLTLTGAEGALAEVGAP
- a CDS encoding ABC transporter permease, producing MSTTTVERPAPALPAAPLEARPAGLVPSVLFELSKLFAQWRIRIVLGACWVAPAAFIVAASGQSSLPSDTVFGRWMFATGWAGSLVLLSFACSWVLPLLTSLVAGDVFAAEDRLGTWRHLVMAVRSPRRIFVAKALASSVVILLMQLGLAASSIGGGIAVVGDRELVGLDGRLIGTGQSARLVLLSWACVALTSLAFAAVGLLGSVVLGRSPMGLLMPALLAFLLQAAQLLPMPAAVRLALPSQGFVAWRGLFTGPAESQPLLIGLMVSLAWTIVATTLAYVIFVRRDFTDLASDGSAPRTVLVAALPVVALAAVSIAGVAVAMPAIGSGIDKGKVERSLATSFAHLYRLQSRELHRTEIPEKQLGASASCHRAGSAGDDEGPGNDWRCAVSWQIPGAVAVGTALYQVDVAADGRYVADGDGPKEVNGYFTVRTPNGDAANPLWQVDGLLDLSSRSSSKG
- a CDS encoding bifunctional YncE family protein/alkaline phosphatase family protein, whose translation is MQVARQRRHSSGSAPEHGRTNRRLRIALAGTAVLTIACGGIASAATDVFGNHTVGTEYANGLQVSDNQVIKPLGSRVMTEYGKFMGSTVSSDGRFLAASSADKGVVLQVFDLATNKLIYRVGKAAGVDQTLSDGSVGQEGPTYSPDGKFLWLAQQDALTRFPVNPDGTLGTATRVPLAKVGAASALPGATAFSPDGSTLYVALNGQNAVAALDPATGAVKRTWPVGIAPRHLTFVGSKLYVSNEGGRQAKPGEPTINSYGTNVPADPVHAATTTGTLSVIDTASPSAAVASIPVGLHPTAMYAAGKALFVANTNSDTVSVVDTTKDAVVQTIATQPWPESRVGYAPTGIALTKDGHLLVSLGRANAVAVYKYDGTPQAPVSYVGLLPTDYYPAAIATVGSRVVVTNTRGIDARGPAITTNKGYGVPVVSGHDTHSTTASLTSFALPSDKETARYTSTVFAQNAWGHHDVKQAEGNKAAPVAVPTRVGDPSTIKHVFMIVKENRTYDQVYGDDARGNGDPSLVQFGKQVTPNQHALAKQFGLYDNTYDIGTNSAEGHNWIMQGDNPEYTESSAGEYLRSYDTEDDALGHQRSGFIWTAAQAAGKSARNYGEFTQFLTKPAGATWQKYYCTAKQVAAGGDPSALTDPSVKSDTESPIPSLNAITAHDYPKFDVNVPDIYRFQVWKQHFEKEGPANFNMLWLSSDHTGGAPDARAQVADGDLAVGQVVDEISHSKYWKDSAIFVVEDDSQDGADHVDGHRAPIQVISPWAVHGKVVDRYYSQINMVRTIEQILGAQPLNQKVAAATPMYDAFQSKPDLRPFTAVPNQIPLTEQVTPPPTCGQDTPSGAGPAAAQPSATAVPPSEKAVAAQWEAWRKKQGFNGSNPAPDTASPELMNRFTWYQAHNWATPYPGDPKIYTPSQVPGGYIPSSDGQ